In the genome of Myroides phaeus, one region contains:
- a CDS encoding YiiX/YebB-like N1pC/P60 family cysteine hydrolase: protein MKKIIVLILLISNCVWAQKTTFKEGDFIFQNINCGPLCEAINEVTFGYNDINFNHIGMVINYDNKLQVIEATWPKVAITPLEDFLSKTPNTMYLGRLLPEYTDLITEAKNFAIKQVGIPYDVNYLMDNEKYYCSELIYDAFKYANEDKEFFKLYPMTYKSKTTGEFFPEWLSYFEKLGQEVPENLLGCNPAGLSLSKKITIVGAIVQ, encoded by the coding sequence ATGAAAAAAATAATAGTATTAATCCTACTAATTTCTAATTGTGTTTGGGCACAGAAAACTACTTTTAAAGAAGGTGATTTTATTTTTCAAAATATAAATTGCGGACCTCTATGTGAAGCCATTAATGAAGTTACTTTTGGTTATAATGACATTAACTTTAATCACATAGGTATGGTTATTAATTACGATAATAAATTACAGGTCATAGAGGCAACTTGGCCTAAAGTAGCCATCACACCTTTGGAAGACTTCTTATCAAAAACACCTAACACAATGTATTTAGGAAGACTATTACCAGAATACACAGACCTTATAACAGAAGCTAAAAATTTTGCAATCAAACAGGTAGGTATTCCTTATGACGTTAATTATTTAATGGATAATGAGAAATATTATTGTTCTGAATTAATCTATGACGCATTTAAATATGCTAATGAAGATAAAGAGTTTTTCAAACTTTATCCGATGACTTATAAATCAAAAACAACAGGAGAGTTTTTCCCAGAATGGTTAAGTTATTTTGAAAAACTTGGACAAGAAGTCCCAGAAAACTTATTAGGCTGTAACCCAGCAGGATTATCTTTATCAAAAAAAATCACTATTGTAGGAGCAATCGTACAATAG
- a CDS encoding undecaprenyl-diphosphate phosphatase, producing the protein MDLLQAILLAIVEGLTEYLPVSSTAHMIFVSSYYEIQNDDFVKLFQTAIQFGAILAVVALYWKKFFDFTKLNFYVKLVCAVIPALVLGKLLDEKIDAVLGETIYIAYMLIFGGFVLLFIDKYFKNPKTVKEEDITIKQAIAIGFWQCLAMMPGTSRSAASIIGGMQQGLSRQVAAEFSFFLAVPTMLAVTVYSIALKKYESGKIGYELLLEHPDNMKLFLLGNVIAFVVSIFAIKFFIGIIKKYGFKPWGYYRIVAGVILLIYFGYLKQ; encoded by the coding sequence ATGGATTTATTACAAGCCATTCTCCTTGCAATTGTAGAGGGGTTAACAGAATACTTACCAGTTTCTTCAACAGCTCATATGATTTTCGTAAGTTCTTATTACGAAATACAAAATGACGATTTCGTTAAACTATTTCAAACAGCTATCCAATTCGGAGCAATTCTTGCCGTAGTCGCATTGTACTGGAAGAAGTTTTTTGATTTCACTAAACTTAATTTCTATGTAAAATTAGTGTGTGCTGTAATTCCTGCACTTGTTTTAGGAAAGCTATTAGATGAAAAAATTGACGCAGTTTTAGGGGAGACTATTTACATTGCATATATGCTAATCTTTGGAGGATTTGTCTTGTTATTTATTGACAAATATTTCAAAAACCCTAAAACAGTTAAAGAAGAGGATATTACTATAAAACAAGCTATTGCGATTGGTTTTTGGCAATGTTTAGCGATGATGCCAGGAACAAGTAGATCGGCTGCTTCTATCATTGGAGGAATGCAACAAGGACTTTCTCGTCAAGTTGCCGCAGAGTTTTCTTTCTTTTTAGCAGTACCAACAATGCTTGCTGTTACAGTTTATTCAATTGCTCTAAAAAAATACGAATCTGGTAAAATCGGATATGAGTTATTATTAGAACATCCAGACAATATGAAATTGTTTTTACTTGGAAATGTAATCGCTTTTGTTGTTTCTATATTTGCTATTAAATTCTTCATTGGAATTATTAAAAAATATGGTTTTAAACCTTGGGGATACTACCGTATTGTAGCAGGAGTTATTTTATTAATCTATTTTGGTTATTTAAAACAATAA
- the truB gene encoding tRNA pseudouridine(55) synthase TruB, with the protein MINYTAEAFQNGQILLVDKPLNWSSFQAVNKIKWLLKKNYGLKKIKVGHAGTLDPLATGLLIVCTGKATKQISELQGQIKEYTGTITLGGTTPSYDLETEIDKHYPTEHITPELLEEARVSFLGEIQQRPPIFSALKKDGKRLYEHARKGEEVEIPTRPITIEDFELTGQTLPNIDFRVVCSKGTYIRSLAYDFGLKLNSGAHLTALRRTKIGDYDIVNSVSLEEFEAEAEKNSIEQNQ; encoded by the coding sequence ATGATAAACTATACCGCAGAAGCATTTCAAAACGGACAAATTTTATTGGTAGACAAACCATTAAATTGGTCTTCTTTTCAAGCAGTTAACAAAATAAAATGGTTGCTTAAAAAGAACTATGGATTAAAAAAGATAAAAGTAGGTCACGCTGGTACGTTAGATCCTTTAGCAACAGGCTTATTGATTGTTTGTACAGGAAAAGCTACTAAGCAAATATCTGAATTACAAGGACAGATTAAAGAATATACAGGTACAATTACTCTTGGAGGAACAACACCTTCTTATGACCTTGAAACAGAAATAGACAAACACTATCCAACGGAGCATATTACGCCCGAACTTTTAGAAGAAGCAAGGGTATCTTTTTTAGGTGAAATACAGCAAAGACCTCCTATTTTTTCTGCTTTGAAAAAAGATGGTAAAAGACTTTATGAACACGCAAGAAAAGGGGAAGAAGTAGAGATTCCAACAAGACCAATCACTATTGAAGACTTTGAACTTACTGGTCAAACACTACCTAATATTGATTTTAGAGTAGTTTGTTCTAAAGGAACATATATTCGTTCCCTTGCTTATGATTTTGGTTTAAAACTAAATTCAGGAGCGCACTTAACTGCGTTAAGAAGAACAAAAATTGGAGATTACGACATCGTTAATTCTGTTAGTTTAGAAGAATTTGAAGCTGAAGCTGAAAAGAATTCTATCGAACAAAACCAATAA
- the leuS gene encoding leucine--tRNA ligase, with the protein MKYNPNEIEAKWQKIWRENQTFKTENESDKPKYYVLDMFPYPSGAGLHVGHPLGYIASDIFARYKRHKGFNVLHPQGYDSFGLPAEQYAIQTGQHPAVTTEVNIARYREQLDKIGFSFDWSREVRTSNADYYKHTQWIFIQLFNSWYNKATDKAEAIASLVAIFEKEGNANVEAVCADNITVFSAEEWNAFSADEKETVLLQYRLTYLAETEVNWCPALGTVLANDEIKDGLSERGGHPVVRKKMKQWSMRISAYAERLLQGLDTLDWTESIKESQRNWIGKSVGASITFNLKEGEDTIEVFTTRPDTVFGVSFMTLAPEHDLVMKITTAEQKAQVEAYVEATSKRSERDRMADVKTISGVFTGAYAEHPFTKEPIEIWIGDYVLAGYGTGAVMAVPAGDSRDYAFAKHFNIPIKNIFNQDISEEAFAEKEGFVLENSDFLNGLGYKEATAKAIAALEELGKGAGKTNYRLRDAVFSRQRYWGEPFPVYYVNGLPKMIDNKHLPIVLPEVEKYLPTEDGQPPLGNANVWAWDTVNNKVVDNSLIDEKTIFPLELNTMPGWAGSSWYWMRYMDPSNTEDIASAEALKYWQNVDLYIGGSEHATGHLLYSRFWNKFLKDIGVAPTEEPFKKMINQGMILGTSAFVYRIDGTNTFISKDMIKDEKVQQLYAYVGLVNSSSELDTEGFKQWRPDYANAEFILNENGKYIVGHEVEKMSKSYYNVVNPDDICNEYGADTLRLYEMFLGPLEQAKPWNTAGISGVAGFLKKLWRLYADDNGVVVVDEAPSADMLKSLHKTIKKVTEDIENFSFNTSVSQFMICVNELSQQKCHHKAILEPLAVLVAPYAPHIAEELWSMLGNTTSVSEAEFPIFKPEFLVESSKEYPVSFNGKMRFKIELPLDLTQEQIQEAVLADERTIAQLGGREPKKIIIVPGKIINLVG; encoded by the coding sequence ATGAAATATAATCCAAACGAAATTGAAGCTAAGTGGCAAAAAATTTGGAGAGAAAATCAAACTTTCAAAACTGAAAATGAATCAGACAAGCCGAAGTATTATGTGTTAGATATGTTTCCTTATCCATCTGGAGCAGGACTACACGTAGGACACCCTCTTGGGTATATAGCATCGGATATTTTTGCTCGTTACAAACGTCATAAAGGGTTTAATGTATTACACCCACAAGGTTATGATAGTTTTGGTTTACCTGCAGAGCAATATGCTATTCAAACTGGACAACATCCTGCAGTGACAACAGAAGTTAACATTGCTCGTTATAGAGAACAGCTTGATAAAATTGGTTTTTCTTTTGATTGGAGTCGTGAAGTACGTACATCAAATGCTGATTATTACAAGCATACACAATGGATTTTTATCCAATTGTTTAACTCTTGGTACAATAAAGCTACGGATAAAGCTGAGGCTATTGCGTCTTTGGTTGCTATTTTTGAGAAAGAAGGTAATGCAAATGTAGAGGCAGTATGTGCAGATAATATTACTGTGTTTTCAGCTGAAGAGTGGAACGCATTTTCTGCAGATGAAAAAGAAACTGTGCTTTTACAATATAGATTAACATATTTAGCAGAAACAGAAGTAAACTGGTGTCCAGCTTTAGGTACTGTTTTAGCTAATGACGAAATAAAAGACGGTTTATCTGAACGTGGTGGACATCCTGTAGTACGTAAGAAAATGAAGCAGTGGAGTATGCGTATTTCTGCTTATGCTGAACGTTTATTGCAAGGATTAGATACGTTGGATTGGACTGAGAGTATTAAAGAAAGTCAACGTAATTGGATTGGTAAATCTGTTGGAGCTTCAATTACTTTTAACTTAAAGGAAGGAGAAGATACAATAGAGGTGTTTACAACTCGTCCTGACACTGTATTTGGTGTAAGTTTTATGACTTTAGCGCCAGAGCACGATTTAGTGATGAAAATTACTACAGCAGAGCAAAAAGCACAAGTTGAGGCATATGTTGAAGCAACTTCAAAACGAAGTGAGCGCGATCGTATGGCTGATGTTAAGACAATTTCTGGTGTGTTTACAGGGGCGTATGCAGAACATCCTTTTACAAAAGAACCAATTGAAATTTGGATTGGTGATTACGTATTAGCTGGTTATGGTACAGGTGCTGTTATGGCTGTTCCTGCTGGAGATAGTCGTGATTATGCTTTTGCAAAACACTTCAATATTCCAATTAAAAATATATTTAATCAAGACATTTCTGAAGAAGCATTTGCAGAAAAAGAAGGATTTGTACTTGAAAACTCTGATTTCTTAAATGGATTAGGGTATAAAGAAGCAACTGCAAAAGCTATTGCTGCTTTAGAAGAATTAGGAAAAGGAGCTGGGAAAACGAATTACCGTTTACGCGATGCTGTTTTCTCTCGTCAACGTTATTGGGGAGAGCCATTCCCTGTTTACTATGTAAATGGATTGCCTAAGATGATTGACAATAAACATTTGCCAATCGTTTTACCTGAGGTTGAAAAGTATTTGCCAACAGAAGATGGTCAACCACCATTAGGAAATGCAAATGTTTGGGCTTGGGATACTGTAAATAATAAAGTAGTAGACAACTCTTTAATTGATGAGAAAACAATTTTCCCATTAGAATTAAATACAATGCCAGGTTGGGCTGGTTCTTCGTGGTATTGGATGCGTTATATGGATCCTTCAAATACAGAAGATATTGCATCAGCAGAAGCATTGAAATACTGGCAAAATGTTGACTTATATATTGGTGGTAGCGAACACGCAACAGGACACTTGTTGTATAGCCGTTTCTGGAATAAGTTCTTAAAAGATATTGGTGTTGCACCAACTGAAGAACCATTTAAGAAAATGATTAACCAAGGGATGATTTTAGGTACTTCTGCTTTTGTTTACCGCATTGATGGAACAAATACTTTTATCTCTAAGGATATGATTAAAGATGAGAAAGTTCAACAATTATACGCTTATGTAGGATTAGTTAACTCTTCATCTGAATTAGATACAGAAGGATTTAAACAATGGCGTCCAGACTATGCAAATGCTGAGTTTATTTTAAATGAAAACGGTAAATATATCGTTGGGCATGAGGTAGAAAAGATGTCTAAGTCGTACTACAATGTTGTAAATCCAGATGATATTTGTAACGAATATGGAGCAGATACATTGCGTTTGTATGAAATGTTCTTAGGACCATTAGAGCAAGCTAAACCTTGGAATACTGCTGGTATTTCTGGAGTTGCAGGATTCTTGAAAAAATTATGGAGATTATATGCAGATGACAATGGAGTAGTGGTAGTAGATGAAGCACCAAGTGCAGATATGCTTAAATCATTACACAAAACAATTAAAAAGGTAACAGAAGATATTGAGAACTTCTCATTTAATACATCTGTTTCTCAGTTTATGATTTGTGTGAACGAATTGTCTCAACAAAAATGTCACCACAAAGCTATTCTTGAGCCATTAGCTGTTTTAGTAGCTCCTTATGCACCTCATATTGCAGAAGAGTTATGGTCAATGTTAGGAAATACAACTTCTGTTTCAGAAGCGGAGTTTCCAATATTTAAACCAGAATTTTTAGTTGAGAGTTCTAAAGAGTATCCAGTTTCATTTAACGGAAAAATGCGTTTCAAAATTGAATTGCCTTTAGACTTAACACAAGAGCAAATTCAAGAAGCTGTATTAGCAGACGAAAGAACTATTGCGCAATTAGGAGGAAGAGAACCTAAAAAGATTATTATTGTTCCTGGTAAGATTATCAATTTAGTAGGATAG
- a CDS encoding IS3 family transposase, which produces MDKICKLFGKTRSAYYQSINKYERQSIKDDIILQEVLKIRTSLPKVGTRKLQYMLQERLATHKISIGRDYLFDLLDSQKMLIRQRKRKAYTTDSRAWRGQYLDLYNGVKVIRPEQFWVSDITYIRLNNAWGYLSLITDAYSHKIMGYSFNLDLTTKGCLKALTMALKNRMYTEKLIHHSDRGCQYCSATYTQLLIDNDISISTTQSGEPRDNAVAERVNGIIKGEFNLNYSSLGYQKTKEKIGNSIEAYNQIRPHDSCDRLTPNQAHLKTGVLPKRWKNYYKNKTEKKELVQQ; this is translated from the coding sequence ATAGACAAAATATGTAAACTGTTTGGGAAAACACGAAGTGCTTATTATCAGTCAATTAATAAATATGAGCGGCAATCAATAAAAGATGATATCATCTTACAAGAAGTATTGAAAATCAGAACCAGCCTTCCTAAGGTAGGTACTCGAAAACTTCAGTATATGCTCCAAGAACGCTTAGCTACACATAAGATAAGCATAGGCAGAGATTATTTATTTGATTTATTAGATAGTCAAAAAATGTTGATTAGGCAGCGCAAACGAAAAGCATACACAACAGATTCTAGAGCATGGAGAGGTCAATATTTGGACTTGTATAATGGTGTAAAGGTTATTAGACCAGAGCAATTTTGGGTAAGTGATATTACATATATACGACTAAATAATGCTTGGGGATATCTGAGTTTAATCACAGATGCTTATTCACATAAAATAATGGGATATAGTTTTAATCTAGATTTGACTACAAAAGGGTGTTTGAAAGCCTTAACAATGGCGTTAAAAAATAGAATGTATACAGAAAAACTTATTCATCATTCTGATAGAGGATGCCAATACTGTAGCGCTACTTACACTCAGTTATTAATAGATAACGATATATCAATAAGTACTACACAAAGTGGAGAGCCAAGAGATAACGCAGTAGCAGAGCGAGTAAATGGTATAATTAAAGGAGAGTTTAATCTAAACTACTCAAGTTTAGGGTATCAAAAAACTAAGGAAAAAATAGGTAATAGCATAGAAGCTTATAATCAAATTAGACCTCACGATAGTTGTGATAGATTAACTCCTAATCAAGCGCACCTAAAAACAGGGGTGCTTCCTAAAAGATGGAAGAATTATTACAAGAATAAAACAGAGAAAAAAGAACTTGTACAGCAGTAA
- a CDS encoding DUF3098 domain-containing protein, with amino-acid sequence MKDQNNNIALFSKKNYTMLIISLIVIALSFVLMAGAANDDPTQFNEDIYSFRRIHLAPTVFFIGIGLAVYSIFKKENK; translated from the coding sequence ATGAAAGATCAAAATAATAACATTGCCCTTTTTTCTAAAAAGAACTATACTATGCTAATTATTAGCTTAATAGTAATTGCTTTGAGTTTTGTATTGATGGCAGGTGCAGCAAATGATGACCCTACTCAATTTAATGAAGACATCTACAGCTTTAGACGTATTCACCTTGCTCCAACCGTTTTTTTCATAGGAATTGGACTTGCTGTTTACTCAATTTTCAAAAAAGAAAACAAATAA
- a CDS encoding cell division protein FtsX produces the protein MASSYEKYQKRKLLSSYFSVILSIFLVLFLLGSLSLFVINSKKISDNFRENIPMTIFFESNTAKADLDKFDNKLSTVEYVKDYTFVSKEEAAISHKETLGEDFVEFLGFNPLQDSFDLHLKGDYVVKDSIENIIKELQTTKSVSDITYDKQLVDLVNDNIKKITNWVLIAAGILTIISMLLINSSLRLLIFSSRFTIKTMQMVGATKRFIRRPFIWHSMKLGFIGSILAIGAIVGLTFYVDNKFPDLNINPTEDYIPLVVVGLGILILGTIITSISTFFATQRFLNLKSDELY, from the coding sequence ATGGCTAGTTCGTACGAAAAATACCAAAAACGAAAATTACTTTCGTCTTATTTTTCAGTCATTCTCAGTATTTTCTTGGTTCTCTTTTTGTTAGGGAGCCTAAGTTTATTCGTAATTAACTCTAAAAAAATCTCCGATAATTTTAGAGAAAACATTCCTATGACAATATTTTTTGAGTCAAATACAGCTAAAGCTGACTTAGATAAGTTTGACAACAAACTTTCTACAGTGGAATATGTAAAAGATTACACCTTTGTTTCTAAAGAAGAAGCAGCTATTAGTCACAAAGAAACTCTTGGTGAAGACTTTGTTGAATTCTTAGGATTCAACCCTTTACAAGATTCTTTCGACTTACACCTAAAAGGTGATTACGTTGTAAAAGACAGTATAGAAAACATAATCAAAGAATTACAGACTACTAAATCTGTAAGTGATATTACTTATGACAAACAATTGGTCGATCTTGTAAATGACAATATCAAAAAAATCACTAATTGGGTTTTAATTGCTGCTGGAATATTAACTATTATCTCAATGTTATTAATAAACAGCTCGCTGAGATTATTAATTTTTTCAAGTAGATTTACTATCAAAACTATGCAAATGGTTGGAGCAACAAAACGCTTCATCAGAAGACCTTTTATTTGGCATAGTATGAAACTTGGTTTCATAGGTTCTATATTAGCTATTGGAGCTATTGTAGGACTAACATTTTATGTTGACAATAAATTCCCGGATTTAAATATTAACCCTACTGAAGATTATATTCCTCTTGTAGTTGTAGGACTTGGTATTCTTATTTTAGGTACAATTATCACAAGTATTAGTACATTTTTTGCAACACAAAGATTCTTGAATCTTAAATCAGATGAACTTTATTAA